From the genome of Streptomyces sp. NBC_01304:
CAGCTGCGCCTCGAGCGTGGCGTAGGCGCGCTCGACGGCCCGCGCCTTCTGCCGAACGGAGCGCGGAATCCAGTCCAGGGCCCGCAGTTCGTCGATCATCGCGCCCCGGATGCGGGTGATCGCGTACGTCTCGAACTTGATCGCCCGCTCGATGTCGAACTTCTCGATCGCGTCGATCAGCCCGAAGACCCCGGAGGACACGAAGTCCGCCTGCTCCACATTGGGCGGCAGCCCCACGCTGACCCGGCCCGCGACGTACTTCACCAACGGTGAGTAGTGCAGGATCAACTGCTCGCGCAGCCGTCCGTCGCCCGTCGCCTTGTACGACCGCCACAGCTCGTCGAGCGACGAAGGTGCGGGCGGTCGCACGCTGCCACGGGCAGCAGGGGGAACTGCCGCGCGGTCAGACCCGGAGGTGTGCTGGGGCATTCGTCGCCTTGAGCCGTTCTGCTGTGAATCGAGTTGAGTGTGCGTGTCGGAGCCGGAAGCCTTGTGAGCGTAGCGTGACTGGAGTGTCGCAGTGAGCGAAGAGTAAGGGATCGCGCCTGCGCAGATACGTTCAGCTGCTCGCCCCACACGGTCGATCCGGCGGCCGCTCCGGTCCGGCGACGGGGCCCCGATCACAGAATCTGCCAAGGTCATCGGGGATCATCCGGACAGCTCAACGCCTATGGTCAGCCCCCTTGTCACCCTCCTTGCCGCCCCCTTCCCGAGACGGAAATACGGACATGATCGCCTGGCGTGTCAACTGCCAGCCGTCGCCGTGTCGTTCGACGAACCCCAGTGACTGCAGTTCGTACAGCCTGCCGACGGTGTCGTCCAAAGGCGTCGCCGCACCCCGCGCAACGTCGGCCAAGGACACCGCTCCCCGGGCCGGCAACGCGGCGAGCACCCGCGCCGCGGGCGGCTCGAGGAGATCCCTCGGCACCACGGGACCGCGCCGCTCCGGCGCGAGATCGCCCATGTCGCCGACCAGCTCCACCACTTCCGCGGCATCACCCACCAGCACACCCTCACCACGCAGGAGTTGATGCACCCCGGCCGAGAGCGGACTCGTGACCGGGCCTGGCACGCCCATGGTGTGCCGGCCGAGCCGCTGCGCCGCCCTCGCGGTCACCAGCGCTCCGCTGCGGTACGCGGCCTCGACCACGACGGTGCCCCGGGTGAGCGCCGCGATCACGCGGTTGCGCTGGATGAACCGGTAGGCCGTGGGATGGTCGCCCGGCGGCAACTCGCCCACCAGGATGCCCTGTTCCGCGATCCGGTCGAGCAACCCCGCATGCCCCCGCGGATACGGCATGTCGACCCCGCTCGCCAGCACGGCCACCGTGGCGCCGCCCGCCCCGAGCACCCCGCGGTGCACGGCCCCGTCCACGCCGTACGCCCCGCCGGACACCACGACCCAGCCACGCTCCGCGAGCCCCGCCCCGAGGGTGACCGCCGTGTGGGCGCCGTACTCCGTGCAGGCCCGCGAGCCGACGACCGCCACCGAGCGCAGGGCCCATATCCGCAGGTCGGCCGGCCCTCGCAGCCACAGCCCGATGGGCTGCGCATCCCCCAGATCCGCGAGCTGGGCCGGCCACTCCATGTCGCCGGGACAGATGAACCTGGCCCCTGCGGCACGGGCCGCCTCCAGGTCCCGCTGAGGCCGGGCCCGGGCGGCCCGCAACCGCAGCCCTTGGGCC
Proteins encoded in this window:
- the dprA gene encoding DNA-processing protein DprA, with translation MRSGQDQDQDQERLARAALTRVLEPGDEVGGQWLRIYGAVGLMRRLTEDDDLLPGATPKRAQGLRLRAARARPQRDLEAARAAGARFICPGDMEWPAQLADLGDAQPIGLWLRGPADLRIWALRSVAVVGSRACTEYGAHTAVTLGAGLAERGWVVVSGGAYGVDGAVHRGVLGAGGATVAVLASGVDMPYPRGHAGLLDRIAEQGILVGELPPGDHPTAYRFIQRNRVIAALTRGTVVVEAAYRSGALVTARAAQRLGRHTMGVPGPVTSPLSAGVHQLLRGEGVLVGDAAEVVELVGDMGDLAPERRGPVVPRDLLEPPAARVLAALPARGAVSLADVARGAATPLDDTVGRLYELQSLGFVERHGDGWQLTRQAIMSVFPSREGGGKEGDKGADHRR
- the whiG gene encoding RNA polymerase sigma factor WhiG, giving the protein MPQHTSGSDRAAVPPAARGSVRPPAPSSLDELWRSYKATGDGRLREQLILHYSPLVKYVAGRVSVGLPPNVEQADFVSSGVFGLIDAIEKFDIERAIKFETYAITRIRGAMIDELRALDWIPRSVRQKARAVERAYATLEAQLRRTPSEAEVAAEMGIQIEELHAVFSQLSLANVVALEELLHVGGEGGDRLSLMDTLEDTAADNPVEVAEGRELRRLLARAINMLPEREKTVVTLYYYEGLTLAEIGNVLGVTESRVSQIHTKSVLQLRAKLASFGR